One Thiocapsa sp. genomic window, CACGCTGCTCATGGCTCGGCGCATCCATCCGGGGCAGCGTAACAGCCTCGATGCTTTGTGCAAGCGCTACGGCGTGGATCATCGCCATCGCGACCTGCACGGCGCTTTGCTCGATGCCGAGATCCTGGCGGATGTCTATCTCGCCATGACCGGTGGGCAGGTGGCCTTGAGTCTCGGGGAGGAGGTCGCGACGCCTTCGCATGCCGGGCCGGACGGTCGGCAGCGCGGCCGACTGGATCCGAGTCGGCCGCGATTGCGGGTCGTTCAGGCCGACCCGGCTGCGCTCGCCGCCCACGCCGAGCGTCTCGCGGCGATCCAGACGGCAAGTGCCGAGGGTTGTCTTTGGCTTCGCGCCGAGGGATGACACCGCTCGCGGTCTAAGGCGAACTCCGGAAACCTTCATGCCAAGGGCGTAGGTTATGCCGAGCCGTGCGAGGCACAACCAAACGTCGGCACAAGTTATGCCTCCTATCGTCAGCACAACCTATGGGTATGGAAGTTTGCGGAAATCGCCTAAACCGCGTCCAACGCAGTTTAGCTCTGCTGCTGTTGGCGCCGATTCTGCCCGGCGCCGCCCACCAGCGACTCCAGCGTACTCACGTCGAGCAACTGGATGTGTTTGCGGTCGACATTCATCAGGCCGTCGTCTTGGAAGCGCGTGAAGAGTCGGCTGACGGTCTCGACGGCGAGCCCCAGATAATTGCCGATCTCATGCCGGGACATGCTCAGATAGAAGTCCGTCGCGGACAGCCCACGTTTGTGCAGGCGCTTCGACAGGCTGAGCAGGAAGGCGGCGAGCCGCTCTTCGGCATTCTTTTTGCCGAGCAGCAAGAGCATATCCGTATCGTGTCCGATCTCTTTGCTGAGCAGGCGGAACATCTGATGCTGCAGGCTGGGAATGGTTGCGGTGAGCTCTTCGAGCCGGGTGAACGGGATTTCGCAGATGGCGGATGTTTCGAGCACCTTAGCGGAGCAGGCGTGGATGTCTTTATCGATTGCATCCAGTCCGATCACTTCGCCGGGGAGATGAAAACCCAGCACCTGCTCGCCGCCCTCGGGGCTGGGTGCAAAGGCCTTCACGGAACCGGTTTTCACGACGTAGAGTGAGCGAAATCGGTCTCCGTCTCGAAACAGGAAATCCCCCCGGTGGAGCGGGCGCGTGCGTTTTACGATCTCGTCGAGTCGCTCGACATCGTCCGGGGCAAGGCCCATCGGCAAGCAGAGCGACGACAGGGAACAGTTCCTGCAGGCGATGCGAATAGTCTCCAGCGAGATGACTTTATGGTGGCTCACGGCATCGCCCCTCGATCTTCGGTCGGCAGATTTTGAACCGTCGCTTGATCTGGATCAAGCGAAGATTATCTTCTTGTCATCAAGCCGATCTGAACCCGTAAAAAAGGCCGCGCCCTCGCGGGCGCGGCCTTGACGCGAGCCTGCCGAATCTGCATTCGGTCTACTTCGCTTCGCCGGTCGCGGGGGCAGCGGGGGCAGCGGGCGCTGCATACGGCAACGCCGTAGTAAAGGGGTTGTCCTCTGTCGGAACGCCGGATCCGGTCCCGTCGAGCCCTTCCGAGCGGCCGCTCGGCGGCATTCGCATTGAGCAGTTGCGGGGTTTTTGGTAGCTTGTCGGCGGATCCGGGCCACTGCCCTTGACTGCCTCCTCTACCCCCATGACCAAGTTCATCTTCATCACCGGCGGTGTCGTCTCGTCGCTCGGTAAAGGCATCGCTTCGGCGTCTCTCGGGGCGCTGTTGGAGGCTCGCGGCCTGCGGGTGACCATGATCAAGCTCGATCCCTATATCAATGTGGATCCGGGCACCATGAGTCCGTTCCAGCACGGCGAGGTCTATGTGACCGACGACGGGGCCGAGACCGATCTCGATCTGGGCCACTACGAGCGCTTCCTGCGCACCCCGATGGGTCGCAACAACAACTTCACGACCGGGCAGATCTACGAGAGCGTCATCCGCAAGGAGCGCCGCGGCGACTATCTCGGGCGCACGGTCCAGGTCATTCCGCACATCACCGACGAGATCAAGCAGGCGATCCGCCTGGGGGCCGAGGGTGCGGACGTGGCCATGGTCGAGATCGGCGGAACGGTGGGCGACATCGAATCCTTGCCCTTCCTCGAGGCGATCCGCCAGATGCGGGTGGAAGAGGGGCGCGAGAACGCGCTCTTCATGCATCTGACCTTGGTGCCCTATATCCGCACCGCCGGCGAGATCAAGACCAAGCCCACGCAGCACTCGGTCAAGGAGCTGCGCTCGATCGGCATCCAGCCGGACATCCTCTTGTGTCGGGCGGAGAAGCACCTGCCGGACGAGGAGCGGCGCAAGATCGCGCTCTTCACGAACGTCACCGAGGACGCCGTCATCTCGGCCGTGGACGCGGACAACATCTACCGCATCCCGCGCCTGTTGCACGACCAGAAGCTCGACGAGCTGGTGGTGCGCCAGTTCCGGATCGAGGCTCCCGAGGCCGATCTGCGCGAATGGGACCGGGTCCTGGAGGGCTTCGATCACCCCGAGCAGGTCGTGCGGGTCGGCATGGTCGGCAAGTACATGCACCTCACCGAGGCCTACAAATCGCTCTCCGAGGCACTCGCCCACGCCGGCGTGCACACCAAGACCAAGGTCGAGATCGTCTATCTGGATTCCGAGGTGATCGAGCAGGAGGGGACCGACGGACTCGACGGGCTCGATGCCATCCTGGTCCCGGGCGGTTTCGGAGAGCGCGGGATCGAAGGCAAGATCCAGGCGGCCCGTTACGCGCGCGAGCACCGCATCCCCTATCTCGGGATCTGTCTCGGGATGCAGATCGCCGTCATCGAGTACGCGCGGCATGTCGCCGCACTGGAGGGTGCCCACAGCACGGAGTTCGATCGCCAGACTCCGCACCCCGTGATCGCGCTCATCACCGAGTGGCGCGACGAGCGCGGGCGGATCGAGACCCGTGACGAGGGCGTGGATCTGGGCGGCTCGATGCGCTTGGGCGGCCAGAATTGTCGTCTCGAGCCGGGTAGTCTTGCACGCAACGTCTATGGTAAACCGCAGATCCGCGAGCGCCATCGGCATCGCTACGAGTTCAACATCTGCTATCTGAACGTGATGAAGGACGCCGGGATGCGCTTTTCCGGCTGGTCGCTCGACAACCGGCTCGTGGAGATCATCGAGATCCCGGACCATCCTTGGTTCATCGCCTGCCAGTTCCATCCGGAGTTCACCTCGACCCCGCGCGACGGGCATCCGCTCTTTTGCGGCTTCGTTCGCGCGGCGCTCGCGAGGCGGATGCTCGTGCAGGGTGCCCTCGCATGATGCTGCTCCCGGGTTTCGAGGTCGGGCTGGATCGACCGCTCTTCCTGATCGCCGGGCCCTGCGTGATCGAAAGCGCCGGACTGGCCGAGGAGACGGCCGGCGCGCTCAAGGAGCTGACCGACGCCCTGGGGATCCCCTTCATCTACAAGTCCTCCTTCGACAAGGCCAACCGGTCCTCCTCGGGCAGCTTCCGCGGTCTCGGGATGGAGCAGGGGTTGGCGATCCTGCAGGACGTGCGCGAGCGCATCGGGGTTCCGATCCTGACCGACGTGCACGAAGACACGCCGCTCGGCGAGGTCGCGGATGTGGTGGATGTCCTCCAGACCCCGGCGTTTCTTTGTCGCCAGACCAATTTCATCCAAGCGGTGGCGAGCCAGGGCAAGCCGGTCAACATCAAGAAGGGGCAGTTCCTGGCCCCTTGGGACATGCGCCACGTGGTCGAGAAGGCGCGTGCGACCGGCAACACGCAGATCATGGTCTGCGAGCGCGGTGTCTCCTTCGGCTACAACAACCTGGTCTCGGACATGCGTGCGCTCTCGGTGATGCGCGAGACGGGCTGCCCGGTCGTCTTCGATGCGACTCACTCGGTGCAACTTCCCGGCGGGCAGGGCGATCGCTCCGGCGGTCAGCGCGAGTTCGTCCCGGTCTTGGCCCGCGCCGCGGTGGCCGTCGGCATCGCCGGGCTCTTCATGGAAACCCACCCGAATCCCGATGTGGCCCTGAGCGACGGTCCCAATGCCTGGCCTTTGGACAAGATGGGTGGTCTGCTCGAAACCCTGGTTCAGATCGATCGATTGGTGAAATCGGCCGGTTTTGCAGAGCAGGCGACTTGAATCGAACAACGAGATCGGACACGCGTCGGCGTCGGACCGATCGTCGCGAGACTCCCCGCTGAGGCCCTATACACTCCTGCGATTCTTTTGAAGAATCGCGCCGTTCTTGCTTTTGTTTTTGGAGAGACATGCCATGTCCGATATCGTCGATGTTCGCGCCCGCGAGGTTCTTGACTCCCGCGGAAATCCCACCGTCGAGGCCGATGTCATCACGGCCGACGGCGCGATCGGCCGCTTCATCGTGCCGTCCGGTGCCTCGACCGGCTCGCGCGAGGCCCTCGAGCTGCGCGACGGCGACCGCTCCCGGTTCGGGGGCAAAGGCGTCCTGACCGCCGTCGCCAACATCCAAGGCGAGCTGCGCGACGCGGTCGTCGGCATGGAGGTCGGTGAGCAAGCGGCGCTCGATCGCGCCATGATCGCGCTCGACGGGACCGACAACAAAGCCCGCCTCGGCGCCAACGCACTGCTCGGCGTCTCGATCGCCGCCGCGCATGCCGCCGCGCAAGAGAAGGCGTTGCCGCTCTTCATGTCGCTCGCGACCGGACCCTATCGGCTACCCGTGCCCATGATGAACATCATCAACGGCGGCGAGCACGCGGACAACAGCGTGGACTTTCAGGAGTTCATGATCCTGCCGGTCGGTGCGCCCAGCATCCGCGAGGCGGTGCGCTACGGTGCCGAGGTCTTTCATGCGCTCAAGTCCGTGCTGCAGGGGCGCGGCCTGGCCACCGGTGTCGGCGACGAAGGCGGTTTCGCCCCGGATCTGCCCTCCAACGAGGCGGCGATCGAGGCGATCCTCGAGGCGATCCACAAGGCGGGATTCAAGGCCGGCTCGGACATCTATCTCGGGATGGACGTGGCCGCGTCCGAGTTCTACGCCGACGGCAAGTATCATCTCAAGGGCGAAGGCCGCACGCTCGACTCCGACGGCATGACCGATCTCCTGCTCGACTGGGTCAATCAGTACCCCATCATCACTATCGAGGACGGTCTGGCCGAGGGCGACTGGGACGGCTGGAAACGCCAGACCGAGCGTCTCGGGGACAAGGTCCAGATCGTCGGCGACGACCTCTTCGTCACCAACACCAAGATCCTTCAGGAAGGCATCGACAAGGGCATCGCCAACTCCATCCTCATCAAGGTCAATCAGATCGGCACCCTGACCGAGACCTTGGAGGCGATCGCCATGGCCCACGCCGCCGGCTACACCGCCGTGGTTTCCCATCGCTCGGGCGAGACCGAGGACACCACCATCGCCGATCTGGTCGTCGCGACCGGTACGGGCCAGATCAAGACCGGCTCGCTGTCGCGCTCCGACCGGGTCGCCAAATACAACCAGCTGATGCGGATCGAAGACCAGTTGGGCGACGAGGCCACCTATGCGGGTCGCTCTGCCTTTAAGTGGCTTTGAGGGTTGGCGGGCGGGGGTCGGGCGTCTCCGTCCCCTGCTGCCGACACTCAAGACACCCGTCATGCGCCTCCTGATCCTCGTGCTGATCCTCTTGCTGGCCGGCCTGCAGTTTCGGCTGTGGGTCGGCGAGGGGAGCTTGGCCGAGGTGCATGGGCTCAAGAACGAGATCGCCTCCCAGGAAGAGGAGCTGGTCCGTCTACGCGCGCGCAATCAAGAGCTTCAAGCCGAGGTGATGGACCTGCGCGAAGGGGTCGAGGCATTGGAGGAGCGCGCGCGCCGCGATCTGGGGATGATCAAACCGGGCGAGATCTTCATTCAAGTGATCGAGCGCAAACGCCCGGAGAGCACACCGGCGGAGATCAAGCGATGAGACCGACCCCCGCCCTGTGGGCCGTGCTTCCGGCAGCCGGGGTCGGACGCCGCATGGGCAGTGCGACGCCGAAGCAATACCTGGATCTCGCCGGTCGTGCGGTCATCGACCATGCGTTGGATCTCTTCGTTGCGGATGTCAGGATCGAAGGTGTCGTCGTGGCACTGGACCCGACCGATCGCTACTGGGGCGCGACCGCCTATGCCGAGCATCCCAAGGTGGCCCGCGCGAACGGCGGTGCCGAGCGCTGCCATTCGGTCCTCAATGCGCTCGATGCACTGGGTGACCGCGCCCATGCCGAGGATTGGGTGTTGGTGCATGATGCCGCGCGACCCTGTCTGCGTCCGGCCGATCTGGATCGGCTGATCGAGGCACTGATCGAGGACGAGGTCGGCGGCCTGCTCGGTATTCCGGTGCGCGACACCATGAAACGGGCCGAGCCGGATGATCGCATCGGCGCCACGGTGGATCGCGCCTCGCTCTGGCACGCCTTCACACCCCAGATGTTCCGTCTCGGCCGGTTGCGTGCCGCACTGACCGACGCACTGGCCGCCAACCATCTGGTGACCGACGACGCCTCGGCCATGGAGCGTATCGGTCAAGCCCCGCGCCTGATCGAAGGTCATGCCGACAATATCAAGATCACGCGCGCCGAGGATCTTCCGCTCGCCCGCTTCTACCTGCAACAGCAGGGGCGGCTGGGCTAAACCAAACTCTCAAGAGCCTCCAGCCTCCGGCCTCCGGCCACCGTCGCGCGAGCGTACAGGTGGCAGGAGGCAGGAGGCAGGAGGCAGGAGGCTGTTGAACATGCTCATCGGTCAGGGCTTCGACGCCCATCGTTTCGGTCCCGGACGCCCGCTGGTGCTCGGCGGTCTCGAGATCCCGCACGACCAGGGATTGCTCGCGCATTCCGACGGCGACGTGGCCATCCATGCACTCTGCGACGCCCTGCTCGGTGCGGCCGGGCTCGGCGACATCGGCCGGCACTTTCCGGATACGGACGCCGCCTACGCCGGCATCGACAGCCGCATCCTGCTGCGGCGGGTGATCGAGAATCTCGCCGAGCGCGGGCTGCGCGTGCACAACGCCGATCTCACCATCATCGCCCAGCGCCCCAAGCTCGCGGCCCACATCCCGGAGATGTGCACCCGTCTCGCCGCCGACATGGGCTGCGACCCCGCGCGCGTGAACGTGAAGGCGACCACGACCGAGCAGATGGGATTCACGGGCCGAGGCGAGGGCATCGCCGCCGCCGCCGTGGTGCTGTTGGCGGACGCTTAAGGTGTCGCTGCCGAGCTGGATACCGGTCGATGCCCTACCCCGAGCGCACGGCGCTCCCCTTGCCTGCGGACGCTTGCGTGCTCGACCGGAGGATTTTCGGGTCGAGGAGCAGCTCGGGTTCGCCCCGGACGGCGAGGGCGATCATCTCCTGCTGTGGGTGCGCAAGAGCGGTGCCAACACCGAATGGGCCGCACGTCGCCTCGCCCGTGTCGCCGGTGTGCCGGTCTCCACGGTGGGCTATGCGGGTCTGAAGGACCGGCATGCCGTGACGCTCCAGTGGTTTTCGAT contains:
- the dnaQ gene encoding DNA polymerase III subunit epsilon; translation: MRQIVLDTETTGLDPQAGHRIIEIGCVELIDRRLTGNNFHRYLQPDRQIDAGASDVHGITNAFLADKPRFAEVAESFLDYVEGAELIIHNAAFDLGFLDREIAGWNAEASRIGDLCEVTDTLLMARRIHPGQRNSLDALCKRYGVDHRHRDLHGALLDAEILADVYLAMTGGQVALSLGEEVATPSHAGPDGRQRGRLDPSRPRLRVVQADPAALAAHAERLAAIQTASAEGCLWLRAEG
- the fnr gene encoding fumarate/nitrate reduction transcriptional regulator Fnr produces the protein MSHHKVISLETIRIACRNCSLSSLCLPMGLAPDDVERLDEIVKRTRPLHRGDFLFRDGDRFRSLYVVKTGSVKAFAPSPEGGEQVLGFHLPGEVIGLDAIDKDIHACSAKVLETSAICEIPFTRLEELTATIPSLQHQMFRLLSKEIGHDTDMLLLLGKKNAEERLAAFLLSLSKRLHKRGLSATDFYLSMSRHEIGNYLGLAVETVSRLFTRFQDDGLMNVDRKHIQLLDVSTLESLVGGAGQNRRQQQQS
- a CDS encoding CTP synthase, with the protein product MTKFIFITGGVVSSLGKGIASASLGALLEARGLRVTMIKLDPYINVDPGTMSPFQHGEVYVTDDGAETDLDLGHYERFLRTPMGRNNNFTTGQIYESVIRKERRGDYLGRTVQVIPHITDEIKQAIRLGAEGADVAMVEIGGTVGDIESLPFLEAIRQMRVEEGRENALFMHLTLVPYIRTAGEIKTKPTQHSVKELRSIGIQPDILLCRAEKHLPDEERRKIALFTNVTEDAVISAVDADNIYRIPRLLHDQKLDELVVRQFRIEAPEADLREWDRVLEGFDHPEQVVRVGMVGKYMHLTEAYKSLSEALAHAGVHTKTKVEIVYLDSEVIEQEGTDGLDGLDAILVPGGFGERGIEGKIQAARYAREHRIPYLGICLGMQIAVIEYARHVAALEGAHSTEFDRQTPHPVIALITEWRDERGRIETRDEGVDLGGSMRLGGQNCRLEPGSLARNVYGKPQIRERHRHRYEFNICYLNVMKDAGMRFSGWSLDNRLVEIIEIPDHPWFIACQFHPEFTSTPRDGHPLFCGFVRAALARRMLVQGALA
- the kdsA gene encoding 3-deoxy-8-phosphooctulonate synthase, which codes for MLLPGFEVGLDRPLFLIAGPCVIESAGLAEETAGALKELTDALGIPFIYKSSFDKANRSSSGSFRGLGMEQGLAILQDVRERIGVPILTDVHEDTPLGEVADVVDVLQTPAFLCRQTNFIQAVASQGKPVNIKKGQFLAPWDMRHVVEKARATGNTQIMVCERGVSFGYNNLVSDMRALSVMRETGCPVVFDATHSVQLPGGQGDRSGGQREFVPVLARAAVAVGIAGLFMETHPNPDVALSDGPNAWPLDKMGGLLETLVQIDRLVKSAGFAEQAT
- the eno gene encoding phosphopyruvate hydratase; protein product: MSDIVDVRAREVLDSRGNPTVEADVITADGAIGRFIVPSGASTGSREALELRDGDRSRFGGKGVLTAVANIQGELRDAVVGMEVGEQAALDRAMIALDGTDNKARLGANALLGVSIAAAHAAAQEKALPLFMSLATGPYRLPVPMMNIINGGEHADNSVDFQEFMILPVGAPSIREAVRYGAEVFHALKSVLQGRGLATGVGDEGGFAPDLPSNEAAIEAILEAIHKAGFKAGSDIYLGMDVAASEFYADGKYHLKGEGRTLDSDGMTDLLLDWVNQYPIITIEDGLAEGDWDGWKRQTERLGDKVQIVGDDLFVTNTKILQEGIDKGIANSILIKVNQIGTLTETLEAIAMAHAAGYTAVVSHRSGETEDTTIADLVVATGTGQIKTGSLSRSDRVAKYNQLMRIEDQLGDEATYAGRSAFKWL
- the ftsB gene encoding cell division protein FtsB, which produces MRLLILVLILLLAGLQFRLWVGEGSLAEVHGLKNEIASQEEELVRLRARNQELQAEVMDLREGVEALEERARRDLGMIKPGEIFIQVIERKRPESTPAEIKR
- the ispD gene encoding 2-C-methyl-D-erythritol 4-phosphate cytidylyltransferase gives rise to the protein MRPTPALWAVLPAAGVGRRMGSATPKQYLDLAGRAVIDHALDLFVADVRIEGVVVALDPTDRYWGATAYAEHPKVARANGGAERCHSVLNALDALGDRAHAEDWVLVHDAARPCLRPADLDRLIEALIEDEVGGLLGIPVRDTMKRAEPDDRIGATVDRASLWHAFTPQMFRLGRLRAALTDALAANHLVTDDASAMERIGQAPRLIEGHADNIKITRAEDLPLARFYLQQQGRLG
- the ispF gene encoding 2-C-methyl-D-erythritol 2,4-cyclodiphosphate synthase, producing MLIGQGFDAHRFGPGRPLVLGGLEIPHDQGLLAHSDGDVAIHALCDALLGAAGLGDIGRHFPDTDAAYAGIDSRILLRRVIENLAERGLRVHNADLTIIAQRPKLAAHIPEMCTRLAADMGCDPARVNVKATTTEQMGFTGRGEGIAAAAVVLLADA